Proteins from a single region of Theileria parva strain Muguga chromosome 1, complete sequence, whole genome shotgun sequence:
- the TBC1D2 gene encoding Rab-GTPase-TBC domain protein, whose amino-acid sequence MNFTMEYHGVERPKKPLFKRASYHLFSLSKRLKNRNSFNIPFLDDNFGPLKSKYDSYGFALDDNQFASGIEAYEKEFEVKKERRLKRWESIPLNDGFYDVTSDEFKILVRKGIPDHLRSLLWRKMLGADTLESSNPGLYQKMVDSPLSKDISDQIDMDINRTFPHHRDYKVNSFGTMMLRNVLCAFANYMPSISYCQSLNYLTATLLIFMNEEEAFWSLVQIVNSRIHEKGFDLTGYYKDGMLDLKRDVMVLDFILRKRMRKLHNHLRRNNIDLMWICAEWFLCLFAISLPTNTVFRVWDSLFLEGDKVLFRVAFSLFKLNEQKILSLDSDRDLLLYCKKMSKSVLQHDEFLKIAFYQLSSFSRKEIHQYRLIADHQLESVSPVE is encoded by the exons atgaattttaCCATGGAATATCATGGAGTTGAAAGACCAAAGAAGCCATTATTTAAGAGAGCAAGTTATCACCTATTTAGCCTGTCAAAGCGGTTAAAAAACAGGAATTCTTTTAACATTCCGTTTCTCGATGATAACTTCGGGCCTCTCAAGTCGAAATATGACAGCTATGGCTTCGCATTAGATGATAATCAGTTTGCTTCAGGAATTGAAGCATATGAAAAGGAATTTGAAGTGAAAAAGGAGCGCCGCCTCAAAAG atGGGAAAGTATACCATTAAATGACGGATTTTATGACGTAACATCagatgaatttaaaattcttgTTAGAAAGGGAATACCAGATCATTTAAG atcGCTATTGTGGAGGAAAATGCTGGGAGCAGACACCCTGGAAAGCTCTAACCCAGGACTATAtcaaaa GATGGTCGATTCGCCACTCTCAAAGGACATATCAGACCAGATAGATATGGACATTAACAGAACGTTTCCTCACCACAGAGACTACAAGGTTAACTCGTTTGGAACAATGATGTTGAGAAATGTTCTGTGTGCATTTGCTAACTACATGCCATCAATAAGTTATTGCCAG AGCTTAAACTACTTAACCGCAACATTGCTGATATTTATGAATGAAGAGGAGGCTTTTTGGTCACTAGTACAAATTGTAAACAGTCGCATACACGAAAAAGGATTTGACCTTACAG GATATTATAAGGACGGAATGTTAGATTTGAAAAGAGATGTGATGGTGTTGGACTTTATACTAAGAAAGAGAATGCGAAAGCTACATAATCACTTAAG GAGgaataatattgatttgATGTGGATTTGTGCAGAATGGTTTTTATGTCTATTTGCAATATCGTTGCCG ACCAATACAGTGTTCAGAGTCTGGGATTCACTCTTTCTAGAAGGTGACAAGGTGTTGTTCAGGGTGGCATTTTCACTTTTTAAGCTAAACGAGCAAAAGATACTATCTCTGGATTCAGACCGTGACCTGCTACTTTACTGCAAGAAAATGAGTAAAAGCGTTTTACAGCACGACGAGTTTTTAAAGATTGCATTCTACCAACTGTCCTCCTTTAGCAGAAAGGAGATACACCAGTATAGGCTAATAGCTGATCACCAACTAGAGTCCGTATCACCTGttgaataa
- a CDS encoding RAP domain protein: protein MLINLGKDFFNRYILKNERIFYINFWNPLKSSIHTCNVIFYHDTTTNVSENLSSSVDSTRITNILRSFISSNYDTKVFNQIFTLEKSDENTQTTGTHITNNKNSLKEKKLNIDSYLTILELCDKLGVTELDLISPLSVNLNKLLCKLLEKSTETELFQHKKKVLEICKIYNKLKILYDPLFLTISKYYSKHIQKLDWDEIVLVLLSFSIQRYNEPEIVKSIYNRLLEQDLGDLDPSSAVSLYSSLANLEYLSPDIKSKLESKFVKTGETINNFDPKLKVESLITVAYSNLLLERPTADDLKLVLSALSTISRLENEETLSLNSLRTFTVAVSYMKCLHKDLYNSLPERARARIMEILLKYNETKRFKSSIFTDKVSEHLRRMRIRCETNVYKNGVLLDILESDQNLVWLCNSYHRFYATTFNMTANSKLLTKLIKAFGYKVSIINYYQWGRMKCKRTRFTFLRMARYYALKDRREYDSKYSGWSLPYIWWNYGDRDRLHISHYDHFNP from the exons atgttaataaatttaggaaaagatttttttaatcgttatatacttaaaaaTGAGAGAATTTtctatattaatttttggaATCCGTTGAAATCTTCTATACACACTTGTAATGTTATATTCTACCACGATACGACTACAAATGTTTCCGAAAATCTCAGTTCTTCAGTGGATTCCACTCGTATTACAAACATTTTGAGGAGTTTTATCTCTTCGAATTACGATACTAAAGTTTTTAATCAAATATTCACCCTCGAAAAATCTGATGAAAACACACAAACAACTGGCACACATATcactaataataaaaactcattaaaagaaaaaaaactaaatattgactcatatttaacaattttagaG CTCTGTGACAAGCTTGGCGTGACTGAGTTGGATTTGATTTCGCCACTTTCAGTCAAtctaaataaattactcTGTAAACTATTGGAAAAATCAACAGAAACTGAATTATTTCAACACAAGAAAAAAGTTCttg agatttgtaaaatatataataaactGAAGATTTTATACGATCCATTATTTCTCACTATTTCTAAATACTATTCAAAGCATAttcaaa AACTTGACTGGGATGAGATTGTTTTGGTACTTTTATCTTTTTCTATTCAGAGATATAACGAGCCTGAAATTGTTAAATCCATTTATAACAGATTATTG GAACAAGATTTAGGTGATTTGGATCCTAGTTCTGCAGTATCATTATACTCAAGTCTGGCAAACTTGGAGTATCTTTCTCCAGATATAAAATCAAAGCTTGAGTCGAAGTTCGTTAAGACAGGTGAAACCATTAATAATTTCGATCCAAAATTGAAGGTTGAAAGTTTAATAACAGTAGCATACTCTAATCTCTTGCTTGAAAGACCAACTGCTGATGACTTGAAACTTGTTTTATCGGCATTATCAAC AATTTCAAGGCtggaaaatgaagaaacCCTGAGCTTGAACTCACTTAG GACTTTTACTGTTGCCGTATCTTATATGAAGTGTTTACACAAAGATTTATACAATTCACTTCCTG AAAGAGCTAGGGCAAGGATAATGGAAATACTGTTGAAATATAATGAGACAAAGAGATTTAAGAGTTCAATATTCACAGACAAA GTGTCAGAACATTTGAGGAGGATGAGGATCAGGTGTGAGACcaatgtgtataaaaacGGAGTTTTGTTGGATATTTTGGAGTCTGACCAGAACTTGGTATGGCTGTGTAATTCATACCACAGGTTCTACGCAACAACGTTTAACATGACGGCGAACAGTAAACTGCTGACAAAATTGATAAAGGCGTTTGGATACAAGGTTTCTATTATCAACTACTACCAATGGGGAAGAATGAAGTGCAAACGAACAAGATTTACATTCCTTAGAATGGCGAGATATTATGCACTAAAAGATAGGAG AGAATATGACTCGAAGTATTCTGGATGGAGTCTCCCTTATATTTGGTGGAACTACGGAGACAGGGATCGCCTACATATATCACATTATGACCATTTTAACCCTTGA
- the guaC gene encoding IMP dehydrogenase / GMP reductase domain protein, whose translation MQVTYDFDDMMLLPRECTVLSRADCDVSAKLGKFTFKIPLMASNMPTIMNETIAIELAKRNYFYVMHRFGINTFEFAHKMRSLGLYVSIAVGVKEESYKVVSDLKESNLVPEFITIDISHGHNPRVKGMIEHIRANFGNETFVIAGNVTTPQGIKDMEDWGADAIKVGLGPGHACTTSPRTGFGSRGWQLSAVAECAKYATRAVVICDGGVSKSGDIAKAIHMGADWIMSGYLFSGTIEAPGEVVVKDGVKYKPYYGSSSVVAKKVNHRIEGLELLVPCENSLFERLREIEEDLQSSVSFAGGNKLKDLRNVDHVLINSRPQNPHN comes from the coding sequence ATGCAGGTCACTTATGACTTTGACGATATGATGTTACTTCCTCGGGAATGTACAGTACTAAGTCGGGCAGATTGTGACGTTTCAGCAAAGCTGGGGAAATTTACCTTCAAAATTCCCTTAATGGCCTCAAATATGCCCACGATAATGAACGAGACGATCGCAATTGAGCTTGCGAAGAGGAATTACTTCTATGTGATGCACAGGTTTGGGATTAACACCTTTGAGTTCGCCCATAAAATGCGCAGCTTGGGACTCTATGTATCAATTGCAGTTGGTGTCAAGGAGGAGTCTTACAAAGTTGTTAGCGACCTTAAGGAGAGTAATTTAGTCCCTGAATTTATCACCATCGACATTTCCCACGGACATAACCCTAGGGTTAAGGGTATGATCGAACACATCCGTGCCAATTTCGGCAATGAAACGTTCGTCATCGCCGGGAACGTCACAACCCCTCAGGGTATTAAGGATATGGAGGACTGGGGTGCCGATGCCATTAAGGTAGGCTTGGGTCCCGGGCATGCCTGCACAACTTCTCCCAGAACCGGGTTCGGATCTAGGGGCTGGCAACTTTCTGCTGTGGCTGAATGTGCAAAATATGCCACTAGGGCTGTAGTAATTTGCGACGGAGGCGTATCAAAATCAGGCGATATCGCAAAGGCTATCCATATGGGAGCCGACTGGATAATGTCCGGGTACCTCTTCTCAGGGACCATTGAAGCCCCTGGTGAAGTCGTTGTTAAGGACGGAGTTAAATACAAGCCCTACTACGGGAGCTCGAGCGTAGTTGCCAAGAAGGTTAACCACAGAATCGAGGGTCTAGAGCTTCTCGTCCCTTGCGAAAATTCACTTTTCGAGAGACTCAGAGAAATCGAGGAGGATTTGCAGTCGTCAGTTTCATTTGCAGGCGGT